A window of the Gossypium hirsutum isolate 1008001.06 chromosome A05, Gossypium_hirsutum_v2.1, whole genome shotgun sequence genome harbors these coding sequences:
- the LOC107944088 gene encoding RNA-binding protein 38 has translation MTAAYPSYRSPFGDTTLTKVFVGGLAWETPTDDMRRYFEQFGEILEAVIITDKITGKSKGYGFVTFRDPESARKACVDPNPIINGRRANCNIASLGRPTPSPPRGSIQGSNPYQVVGQQGAPSYSGVAAPLPPPPPPAPVFYAPYGYTTYGPEYRYHQAVYNPQIQQPQHYHQLYGSSSSSSMGSPYYYGYCLQPPRGTFSAQRFHGPSYLYYPTPMEGSSTNPPPPPFPSSSDSQTQQHTTTETEDGATTSESPKP, from the exons ATGACGGCTGCTTATCCATCTTACCGATCACCATTCGGTGACACGACGTTGACGAAAGTGTTTGTTGGAGGATTGGCTTGGGAGACACCCACCGATGACATGCGTAGGTATTTTGAACAGTTTGGAGAGATTCTTGAAGCTGTTATCATCACTGATAAAATAACTGGGAAATCTAAAGGATATGGCTTT GTTACTTTTCGTGATCCAGAATCAGCTAGGAAAGCTTGTGTTGATCCAAACCCTATAATCAATGGAAGAAGAGCAAATTGTAACATTGCGTCACTTGGAAGGCCTACACCTTCACCTCCACGAG GAAGCATTCAAGGTAGCAATCCTTATCAGGTTGTTGGACAGCAAGGTGCACCATCTTATAGTGGAGTTGCAGCACCACTGCCACCACCTCCACCTCCGGCTCCGGTCTTTTATGCACCATACGG GTACACAACTTACGGTCCTGAATATAGGTATCACCAA GCTGTCTATAATCCACAAATTCAGCAGCCACAACACTATCATCAACTTTAtggatcatcatcatcatcatcaatgggCTCCCCATATTATTATGGGTATTGTTTGCAACCTCCAAGAGGGACATTTTCTGCACAACGCTTCCATGGACCTTCCTATCTTTACTATCCTACTCCAATGGAGGGGTCCTCCACCAATCCTCCTCCCCCACCCTTTCCCTCTTCCTCag ATTCTCAGACTCAACAACATACCACAACAGAAACAGAAGATGGTGCCACTACATCTGAAAGTCCAAAACCCTAA